The Flexivirga aerilata sequence CATCGGACACCAGCCTAACTTCAAATTTGAGGGTTAACCTGTATGTCGTGACGTCTCTCGAGCGCCTGGAAGCGCGCGAGGTGCCGCTCGGCGGCCTTCGCGCGATCTTCGTGCAGCGGACCCTGCCGCACCGCGACCGCACACTCGTCGGCGCGTGGTGCTTCGCCGATCACTTCGGCCCGTCGACGACCCCGATGGACGTGCCACCGCACCCACACTGCGGATTGCAAACGGTGACCTGGCTTTTCGAGGGCGAGGTCGAGCACCGCGACAGTGCGGGCAACACGCAGATCGTGCGTCCGGGCGAGGTCAACCTGATGACCGCGGGCAACGGCATCAGCCACTCGGAGGTGTCGCGCGCGGAGTCGCTACGCGGCGTGCAGCTGTGGGTGGCCCAGCCGGATGCGAGCCGCGAGGCCGACAACGGCTTCGACCATTTCGTCACCGCGGCCACCGAGTTGCCGGTGCTGGCCGGCGGGGCGACGGCCCGCGTGTTCGTGGGATCGCTCTGCGGTGCGTCGTCGCCGGTGCGCACGTTCAGCCCGCTCGTCGCCGCGGAGTTGCAGCTCGACCCCCGCACCGTGCTCGACCTGGAGGTCGACCCGGATTTCGAGCACGGCGTGATCGTCGACGACGGCGAGGTCACGCTCGCGCCGGGTGATGCGAGCGAGGACGAGGCGCTGCTGCTGGAGCGGACCGAGCTCGGCGTGGTCGAGACCGGTCAGACGCTGCTGCGGCTGACCTCGGGCGACGACAGTGCCCGGGTGATCCTGATCGGCGGCACGCCGCTCGACGAGGACATCATGATGTGGTGGAGCTTCGTGGCTCGCACGCACGAGGAGATCGTCGCTGCTCGTGACGAATGGCAAGCAGACACAGGGCGTTTCGGCACGGTCGAGGGGTATGTCGGCGAGGTCGCCCGCATCCCCGCACCCGACCTGCCCGCGGTGCGCCTGAAGCCGCGCAAGGGCCGCCGGCGTTCGGCGTGATCTCGATACGGCCAGCCCCGTTGTGCTGGTCGAGTAGCCGGCCGCCGGCGAGCCTGCGAGCCGACGGCCGCCGCTGCGCTGGTCGAGTAGCCGGGCGCCGGCGAGCCTGCGAGCCGACGGCCGGCGTATCGAGACCCCCGCCATACCTCCCAAGCCAGCCGGCCACCGGGATTCGGCTGATCTCGATACGGCCAGCCCGGCTCGCACGCTCGCCGCGCTGCCCTACTCGATCAGCATCGGGAACGGCCGAGCAGCTGACAGGCGCCGTTGCGCTGGTCGAGTAGCTGACAGGCGCCCGTTGCGCTGGTCGAGTAGCCGGCCGCCGGCGAGCCTGCGAGCCGACGGCCGGCGTATCGAGACCCCCGCCATACGTCTCAGGTCAGCCGGTGCTCCGGCGACTTGGTTTGCTCCGGGTCGCGTTGTGCGAGGCCACCGATCGCGTCGTCGATGCGGCGCATGGTCTCCTCGTCCAGTTTCACGCCCGAGGCCTTGACGTTGTCGGTGACCTGCTCGGGGCGGGAGGCGCCGATGATCGCGCTGGCGACGTTCTTGTTCTGCAGGACCCACGCGACCGCGAGCTGGGCCATCGTGAGGCCGAGGTCCTGCGCGATCGGCGCGAGTTTCTGCACGCCGGTGAGGGTTTCGTCGCTCATGAAGCGGGAGATCATGTCGGCGCCACCCTTCTCGTCCGTGGCGCGGCTCCCGGCGGGCGGCTGCTCGCCCGGCTTGTACTTCCCGGTCAGGATGCCCTGGGCGACCGGTGACCAGACGATCTGGGAAATGCCGAGCTCCTCACTGGTCGGCACGACCTTCTCCTCGATGACCCGCCAGAGCATCGAGTACTGCGGCTGGTTCGAGATCAGCTGGAAACCAAGGTCTTTCGCCAGCGCGTGCCCGGCCTTGAGCTGATCGGCGGTCCACTCGCTGACCCCGACATACAGCACCTTGCCCTGCCTGACGAGGTCGGCGAAGGCCTGCATCGTCTCCTCGAGCGGGGTCTCGTAGTCGTAGCGGTGCGCCTGGTAGAGGTCGACGTGGTCGGTGCGCAACCTGCGAAGGGAGCCTTCGATCGACTCCATGATGTGTTTGCGGGACAGGCCGGTGTCGTTGGGGCCCTTGGGGCCGGTCGGGAAGTAGACCTTGGTGAAGATCTCCACGCTCTCCCGCCGCTCGCCGGCGAGTGCGCCGCCGAGCACGGTCTCGGCGGCGGTGTTGGCGTAGACATCGGCGGTGTCGAAGGTGGTGATGCCGGCGTCGAGCGCTGCGCGCACCGAGCGCACCGCCTGCTCGTTCTCCACCTGCGACCCGTGGGTCAGCCAGTTGCCGTAGGTGATCTCAGAGATTTTCAGACCTGAGTTGCCGAGGTATCGAAAGTCCATGCGTCGCACGTTACGCCGACGAGTGCGTCGATCGATCGTTGGCGTCCGCCGCTTCAGCGGTGGGCGGTCACAAATCGCACGTCTGCGTTGAACCGCGCTGTCAATGGGTCGAATTCGTGGCCGTATCCGTCCGCGACCGCAGTCGCCGACTGCGCCTCGGGTCGCCATCCGTGGTCGGCGAGCCACTTCGCAGGGTCGATGCGTTGACCCGTCGCGACCAACCGTCCGAGGTCGACGCCGACCGCCTCGCTCAGGTGAGTGAGTGCGGGGTCGCGCAGCTGGGCGCCGAGGTCAGCGAAGTCTTCGATCGCAAGGTGGGAGGAGCCCGGTGCCGCGAAGGTGTCGACCGACTCCAGCAGGGCACGCTGAGTGTCGGTCGGCAGGTAGGCGAGCGGGCCCTCGGCGAGCCAGGCTGACGGGAGCCGTGGGTCGAAACCGGCCGCCAGCAGTGCGCTCGGCCAGTCGTCGCGCAGGTCGGCCGGCACCGGGCGGCGCTCGCTGGCGGGCGTTGCGGCATACCGGTCGAAGACGAGGTCCTTGAAGTCCAGGACGCGGGGCAGGTCGATTTCGTACACCGTCGTGCCGCGCGGCCAGCGCAGTCGGTGGGCGCGGCTATCGAGTCCGGCAGCAACGATCACCACGTGGCGGATGCCGGTGTCGGCGGCGGCCAGCAGGACTTGGTCGAAGAATCGGGTCCGCACTCCGTGGTAGGCGGCCATCATCTGCCAGGTCGCGGCGAGGGAGGCGGCGCGTGAAGCGTCGGGCGGGGCGGCTGTTTCGGGCGCGGCCAGTGGTCTGGTCGGCAGCGGTTTCGGTGCTCGCGCCGCCTGCACGAACCGCTCCGCCCACGGGTCGTCGATGAGCCGGTCCGGACGATGCGACGCGATGGCTCGCGCTGCGGCCACGGCGAGTGCGGTGATGCCGACTCCGCTGACGATGTCCCACTCGTCGGGCTCGCTCCGCGTCATAGCTCGATGGTGCCGCGCTCAGCTATGCGGCGGCGTGGGTGTGGCTGGGCATGCGGCCGGGGGTGAGCTCCCAGGTGACGCCGTCGGGGCCGACTCGTGCCATGAACCCGCGGCGATGCACTTCCTGGTGATGCCGGCAGCACAGCATCGCCGAATTGGTCAGGCTGGTTTCTCCGCCGGCCCACCACGGGATCACATGATGGACCTCGCAGAAACCTGGTGGTCGATCACACCCGGGGAACGTGCACCCGCCATCGCGTATGAGCACAGCCGCGCGTAAACCCTTGGTGACCAGGCGTTCTCGCCGGCCCACATCCATCGGCTGACTCGGCCCACCGAGGACCGCGGGGATCAGATCGGCATCGCAGGCTGCCCTTCGGGCGGCTCCGGCGTCGAGGACGTCCCCGCCCGGGGTGGTCGCCGCGCCGATGCCGTCGGTCAGCGACGTGAGGTCCATGGTCAGCAGGATGGTGGCCGCCGACCCGACGGGTGCGACCTCACCGGCGGCAACCTTCGCGCCTGCAGTAATCAGCTCCATCAGCGCGTCCGCCCGGCGCTTGCCCGGAGTGCGTTCATCCCGCAAGGATTTGCCAGTGCCTTTGCCGCCCGACTCGCTGGCCCCGGTCGCGCCGCCCGCGTCGCCCGATCCGGCGAGACTGGAACCGCCGGCCTCGGCGGTGGCAGGCCGTGGTGCGGATCCTGCGGTGATCGCCGCCTTGAGCACGGCAGCATTGGCGGGCGCGAGTTCGGCCACGAGCCGGGTCATCCCGGTGGCAGTCGTACCCCACGTCAGCGTTTCGACCTGTTCGAGTTTCGCGTCCTGCACGGAGAGTGCTTCGGTGGCGTAAGTGGCGAGGATCTTCCGGGTCAATGCCTGCACACCCTTGGCGCCGAGTGCCGGGTCGAGTTGCAGGAACCACGCCAGCACTTCACCCCGGTCCGCCGAAGGGATGACCGGCGCGACCTTGTCCGCGTTGGTCAACGCGGCCCGCGCGGTCGACACCGTGCACGATCCACGTGCGACCGCGGCGGCGATGACCGCGTTCTTCCGCTCCCGGCACGCCTCGGCCACCACCGCGATCGACTTCGCCTCGCCCGGTTCGATCGGCACCCCGGACGCTTCGGCGTGACGGCATACCCACTGCGTCGTGTTTGCGGCCGTCGAGCCCGCGACCGTGCCCCGGTCCACCGCATCCGCAGTGACCACCGCAGCCACCTGCGCCGACCGCCCATGCAACCGCAGCAGCACCTGCGTCAACGACTCCACCTGCGCATCCCCGAGTTGATGGATCAGGGCAGGCAGCTCGTCAACGACCGCTACCAATGCCTCCAACTCCTGCAGAGCAGCTTGCCCACGACCCGGCTCAACCGGCACCAATGCCGCCCCGGCAGGCGCGCCCGGACACTCCGGCAACGGCACCGCAGAATCGAGAGACATGGCCCGAATCTCCTTCCGCCGCGGTGGTTTTCGTCGTGCTATCAGAATACCGCCAATCACCCCGGCTGTACATATGTTCGACACAAATACCTAGGCGTCACTTTGTCGCACGACATCGGAATGGCCCGCGGGCACAGCTACCCGGCGCACGTCGCCGCGGCCGGGGAAGGATCCTCGGGAGCACAGCCGTCCGCCTCGGCCAGCTCCTTGCGTCACCGCGCCACGAATTTGACGCCACCGGGCGCGGCCGGTCGCGAAGACGACTCTCAGGACGCCTGCGCGTCGGCGAACTCCAGGATCGGGTCGTGGTGATTGTGCTCGTACGCCTTGGCTTTCGTCTTCGCTGTCAGCGCGGCCCACTGCGCGGGAATGGTGTCGAAGCCGAACTTCCCGCGGGCTTCCGCCGGGGTGTAGACGACCTTCTCGACCGGGTCGATGTCGCGGAAGACGGGCGTCAGCACCGGACGCGTGCGGGGTGACAGGAAACCGATGACGGCGAGCTTCACGCGCGGGCTCCAGTTGGCCACGCGCACAACGGGTTTCGTCGCCGCGGTGACCACCGCATCGGTGACTCGGCTCTGCGGAGTGCCGCCGAGATCACGCGTCCAGCGCGGGAAGGTCGAGATGACCGCGCGGCTGATGAAGGCGTTGATCGTCCAGCGGATCGCGTAGGGCACGGAGTGCGGGATCGAGTGCAGCTCCATATTGGCGAGGAACTGGAACATGTCGCGCGCCAGCTCGGATCCGACCAGCTGCGGGCGGTAGTCCTCGAAGTATTGCGGGACGCCTTCCCGACTGCGCGGCACGCGCTCGGGGTCGATGGTCTGGAACTCGGCAGCGATCGCACACTCCCGCCAGTAGCGCGACTCCTCCTCGGCGGACAGCTTGCCCGGGCCGAAGCGCTCGTAGGTGTAAAGGATCGAGTGCCACGCGGTCAGGTGGATCCACAGCTGCGACTCGGGATCGTTGGCGTCATACCGCCTCCCGGTCACCGGGTCGGTGCCGATCGCCCGGGAGTGCACCTTGACGAGGATCTCAGACGCCTTGAGCACCGACTCCGCATCGCCGAAGATCACCGTCGCGAAGTACTGCAGGGTGCGGTCGTAACGGAGCGGGGTGCGCTGCTTGATCTGGCCGCTCTCCTGCACCGAGGCGACAGGCAGCGGGTCGAGCTCCTCGATCGTCACCGCACGGGAGAAGCCCAGCCAGAACGACGTCGGATAGGACCACACCTTCCCAGGACGCCGAGTCCGGCCCGAAGAAGTCCCAATCCTGCTGCTGCGCAGGTTTTTTCGCGTGCCGGGGGCGGCGCAGTCGGTGGGCGAGCGCGACGGGTCGTCGCATGATGATCTCCAGGGGTCGGCGCATCCAGCGTGACGCACCTTACACCGCCTGCTTTACAAAATGAAGGTGTTTGTAAAGTGACTCGGGCCCAAGCCGGTCAGCGCACCCGCGCCGGCAGGCTTTCCCAACCGCGCAACACCCGGGTCGGCCGCCGGTGCGCACCGGGCAGCAACTCGACTTCCGCAATCCGGTCATAGAGCGCCCGCAGACCGACCTCGCCCTCCATGCGCGCGAGCGCGGCACCGAGGCAGAAGTGGCGTCCGGCGGAGAACGACACGTGGTCACGCGCATTCTCCCGTCGTACGTCGAAGCGATCCGGCTCGGCAAAGACCTTCGGATCGCGGTTGGCCCCGGCGAGGACGGTCATGATCACCTGCTGGTCCTTGACCGGGACGCCGGCGATCGTGGAGTCCCGCACGACCTGCCGTCCGGTGAGCAGCACCGGCGGCGCGATGCGCAGCACCTCGTCGACGGCATTCGGCCAGAGCTGCGGCTCCGCACGCAGCGTCGCCAACTGCTCGGGATGCTCGTCGAAAAGCCGAATCGCGTTGCCCAGCAAGTTGACCGTCGTCTCGAAGCCGGCCGCGAGGACCAGCCCGGCCGTCGACTTCAGCTCCTTCTCGGTGAGCTGCTGGCCCTCGTCACTGGCCCGCACCAACTGGCTGAAGAGATCGTCACCGGGCTCGCGCCGCAGCCGCCCGAGATGTTCACCGAGCCAAGCGTCGAAGTCGTCCAACGCCGTTTCGACAGTGCGTAATTCGCGCCAGCCGAGTCCCATGTCGAGACTCGCGGCCGCGGCGGTGCCCATCTCGAGCACGTGCTGCCGATCGCTCTCCGGCACTCCGAGGATCTCGGCGATGACC is a genomic window containing:
- a CDS encoding pirin family protein, with protein sequence MTSLERLEAREVPLGGLRAIFVQRTLPHRDRTLVGAWCFADHFGPSTTPMDVPPHPHCGLQTVTWLFEGEVEHRDSAGNTQIVRPGEVNLMTAGNGISHSEVSRAESLRGVQLWVAQPDASREADNGFDHFVTAATELPVLAGGATARVFVGSLCGASSPVRTFSPLVAAELQLDPRTVLDLEVDPDFEHGVIVDDGEVTLAPGDASEDEALLLERTELGVVETGQTLLRLTSGDDSARVILIGGTPLDEDIMMWWSFVARTHEEIVAARDEWQADTGRFGTVEGYVGEVARIPAPDLPAVRLKPRKGRRRSA
- a CDS encoding aldo/keto reductase family protein is translated as MDFRYLGNSGLKISEITYGNWLTHGSQVENEQAVRSVRAALDAGITTFDTADVYANTAAETVLGGALAGERRESVEIFTKVYFPTGPKGPNDTGLSRKHIMESIEGSLRRLRTDHVDLYQAHRYDYETPLEETMQAFADLVRQGKVLYVGVSEWTADQLKAGHALAKDLGFQLISNQPQYSMLWRVIEEKVVPTSEELGISQIVWSPVAQGILTGKYKPGEQPPAGSRATDEKGGADMISRFMSDETLTGVQKLAPIAQDLGLTMAQLAVAWVLQNKNVASAIIGASRPEQVTDNVKASGVKLDEETMRRIDDAIGGLAQRDPEQTKSPEHRLT
- a CDS encoding SAM-dependent methyltransferase encodes the protein MTRSEPDEWDIVSGVGITALAVAAARAIASHRPDRLIDDPWAERFVQAARAPKPLPTRPLAAPETAAPPDASRAASLAATWQMMAAYHGVRTRFFDQVLLAAADTGIRHVVIVAAGLDSRAHRLRWPRGTTVYEIDLPRVLDFKDLVFDRYAATPASERRPVPADLRDDWPSALLAAGFDPRLPSAWLAEGPLAYLPTDTQRALLESVDTFAAPGSSHLAIEDFADLGAQLRDPALTHLSEAVGVDLGRLVATGQRIDPAKWLADHGWRPEAQSATAVADGYGHEFDPLTARFNADVRFVTAHR
- a CDS encoding HNH endonuclease signature motif containing protein, producing MSLDSAVPLPECPGAPAGAALVPVEPGRGQAALQELEALVAVVDELPALIHQLGDAQVESLTQVLLRLHGRSAQVAAVVTADAVDRGTVAGSTAANTTQWVCRHAEASGVPIEPGEAKSIAVVAEACRERKNAVIAAAVARGSCTVSTARAALTNADKVAPVIPSADRGEVLAWFLQLDPALGAKGVQALTRKILATYATEALSVQDAKLEQVETLTWGTTATGMTRLVAELAPANAAVLKAAITAGSAPRPATAEAGGSSLAGSGDAGGATGASESGGKGTGKSLRDERTPGKRRADALMELITAGAKVAAGEVAPVGSAATILLTMDLTSLTDGIGAATTPGGDVLDAGAARRAACDADLIPAVLGGPSQPMDVGRRERLVTKGLRAAVLIRDGGCTFPGCDRPPGFCEVHHVIPWWAGGETSLTNSAMLCCRHHQEVHRRGFMARVGPDGVTWELTPGRMPSHTHAAA
- a CDS encoding oxygenase MpaB family protein; protein product: MWSYPTSFWLGFSRAVTIEELDPLPVASVQESGQIKQRTPLRYDRTLQYFATVIFGDAESVLKASEILVKVHSRAIGTDPVTGRRYDANDPESQLWIHLTAWHSILYTYERFGPGKLSAEEESRYWRECAIAAEFQTIDPERVPRSREGVPQYFEDYRPQLVGSELARDMFQFLANMELHSIPHSVPYAIRWTINAFISRAVISTFPRWTRDLGGTPQSRVTDAVVTAATKPVVRVANWSPRVKLAVIGFLSPRTRPVLTPVFRDIDPVEKVVYTPAEARGKFGFDTIPAQWAALTAKTKAKAYEHNHHDPILEFADAQAS
- a CDS encoding cytochrome P450; the protein is MTAIDEVRRSVRWGIGHALPGTLMRLGARRGDLQGQLATRAKTHSTDELVPLFEEIRAEGPMARSRIGYATVDHAAVREVLSSNDVRAGIGLGDESMLTRALNWAARAGIHPVEPPSMLATEPPDHTRYRKLVTKVFTVRAVDQLRDRTEKLAAELLDAIPAGREVDLVEAYCAQLPVQVIAEILGVPESDRQHVLEMGTAAAASLDMGLGWRELRTVETALDDFDAWLGEHLGRLRREPGDDLFSQLVRASDEGQQLTEKELKSTAGLVLAAGFETTVNLLGNAIRLFDEHPEQLATLRAEPQLWPNAVDEVLRIAPPVLLTGRQVVRDSTIAGVPVKDQQVIMTVLAGANRDPKVFAEPDRFDVRRENARDHVSFSAGRHFCLGAALARMEGEVGLRALYDRIAEVELLPGAHRRPTRVLRGWESLPARVR